A stretch of Triticum aestivum cultivar Chinese Spring chromosome 1D, IWGSC CS RefSeq v2.1, whole genome shotgun sequence DNA encodes these proteins:
- the LOC123180239 gene encoding protein Rf1, mitochondrial: MSRLRLRHCSTTPMSRLRRRRRLSSSTSRPTPSWSPRAAFAAATERVRDGTLGPQDAHHLFDELFQQATPVPERPLNGFLAALTRATPSEACRDGPALALSLFNRVCREEAGMRVAPPTIFTYGVLMNCCCHTRRPELGLAFFGRLLRTGLKADKTVANTVLKCLCCAKRTDDAVKVLLHRMTELGCVPDAFSYAIVLKSLCDDNRSQQALDLLRMMAKEEGVCSPDVVTYNTVIHGFFKEGKIGKACNLFHEMTKQGFVPNVVTYNSVINALCKARATDNAELFLRQMVDNGVQPNKVTYTSMIHGYSTLGRWKEATKLFREMTSSGLIPDIVTWNSFIDSLCKHGRSKEAAEIFDSMAAKGHRPNIVTYGILLHGYAREGCFADMMSLFNSMEGDGIVANCLVFTILIDAYAKRGMMDEAMLILTEMQGQGLSPDVFTYSTLISALCRKGKLADAMDKLSEMIGTGVQPNTVVYHSLIQGFCTHGDLVKAKELVYEMMTKGIPCPNTAFFSSIVHSLCKEGRVMDAHHIFDLVKDIGERSDIIMFNTLIDGYCLVGEMGKAFSVLDVMISAGIEPDIFTYNTLVNGYFKSGRIDDGLNLFREMSHKEIKPTTVTYNIILDGLFRAGRTVAAKKMLHEMIGCGTTVSLSTYTIILRGLCRNNCTDEAIVMFQKLRTINVKFNITTLNTMINSMYTVQRREEAKDLFAAISDSGLVPNASTYGIMIRNLLKEGSVEEADNMFSSMEKSGCAPCSRLLNDTIRTLLEKGEIVKAGNYMSKVDGKSISLEASTSSLLLSLFSGKGKYREQIQLLPVKYQFFDGVS, translated from the coding sequence ATgtcccgcctccgcctccgccactGCTCCACCACGCCCAtgtcccgcctccgccgccgccgccgcctctcctcttccacctcaCGACCCACACCCTCCTGGTCTCCCCGCGCCGCCTTTGCGGCGGCCACGGAGCGCGTCCGCGACGGAACGCTCGGCCCTCAAGACGCACACCACCTGTTCGACGAATTGTTTCAGCAGGCCACCCCGGTCCCCGAGCGCCCCCTCAACGGATTCCTTGCCGCCCTCACCCGTGCCACGCCCTCCGAGGCCTGCAGAGACGGccccgccctcgccctctccctcttcaACCGTGTCTGCCGAGAAGAAGCCGGCATGCGGGTGGCGCCGCCCACCATCTTCACCTACGGCGTCCTCATGAACTGCTGCTGCCACACGCGTCGTCCGGAACTTGGGCTCGCCTTCTTCGGCCGCCTCCTAAGGACGGGCCTGAAGGCAGACAAGACCGTCGCCAACACTGTCCTCAAGTGCCTGTGCTGCGCTAAACGGACAGACGACGCTGTGAAAGTGCTGCTTCATAGGATGACCGAGCTGGGGTGTGTGCCTGATGCCTTCTCATACGCCATTGTCCTGAAGAGCTTATGTGATGATAACAGGAGCCAGCAGGCGCTCGACCTGCTCCGGATGATGGCGAAAGAAGAAGGTGTGTGCTCCCCTGACGTGGTCACATATAACACGGTCATCCACGGCTTCTTTAAGGAAGGAAAAATAGGCAAGGCATGCAATCTATTCCATGAAATGACGAAGCAAGGGTTTGTGCCTAATGTGGTGACATATAACTCGGTTATCAATGCATTGTGCAAGGCCCGAGCAACGGACAATGCAGAGTTGTTCCTTCGGCAGATGGTTGATAACGGCGTTCAACCGAATAAAGTGACATATACTAGCATGATCCATGGATATTCCACTTTGGGCCGGTGGAAAGAGGCGACTAAACTGTTCAGAGAAATGACAAGCAGTGGTCTTATACCAGATATTGTCACTTGGAACTCGTTCATTGACTCCCTTTGCAAGCATGGAAGAAGCAAAGAAGCTGCTGAAATTTTTGATTCCATGGCTGCCAAGGGCCACAGACCTAATATTGTTACGTATGGCATTCTGCTCCACGGGTATGCAAGGGAAGGATGCTTTGCTGATATGATGAGTCTCTTTAATTCAATGGAAGGCGACGGTATTGTAGCCAACTGCCTTGTTTTCACCATTTTAATTGATGCATATGCTAAACGAGGAATGATGGATGAAGCTATGCTCATACTTACTGAAATGCAGGGACAAGGACTGAGTCCGGATGTATTCACCTATTCAACTCTAATATCTGCACTTTGCAGAAAGGGGAAGCTCGCTGATGCTATGGATAAGTTAAGTGAGATGATTGGTACGGGAGTACAACCGAATACAGTTGTTTATCACTCCCTAATTCAGGGTTTCTGTACACATGGCGATCTGGTGAAAGCAAAGGAGTTGGTTTATGAAATGATGACCAAAGGTATTCCTTGTCCAAACACTGCATTCTTCAGTTCAATAGTACACAGTCTATGCAAAGAAGGAAGGGTTATGGATGCACACCATATCTTTGACTTGGTTAAAGACATAGGGGAGAGATCTGACATCATTATGTTTAATACGCTGATTGATGGATATTGCCTAGTCGGTGAGATGGGCAAAGCATTCAGTGTACTAGATGTCATGATATCAGCCGGCATTGAGCCTGACATCTTTACATATAATACACTTGTCAATGGTTATTTTAAGAGTGGAAGGATCGATGATGGGTTGAATCTGTTCAGAGAAATGTCACATAAGGAAATTAAACCTACAACTGTTACATATAACATCATACTGGATGGATTATTTCGTGCTGGGAGAACAGTTGCTGCCAAGAAAATGCTCCATGAGATGATCGGATGTGGAACAACAGTGAGCTTGTCCACATACACCATAATTCTTAGAGGACTTTGTAGAAATAATTGCACCGACGAAGCAATCGTCATGTTCCAGAAATTACGCACAATTAATGTAAAGTTCAATATCACAACACTCAATACCATGATTAATTCAATGTACACGGTTCAGAGAAGAGAAGAAGCTAAAGATTTGTTTGCTGCAATATCAGACAGCGGGTTGGTGCCCAATGCCTCTACATACGGCATAATGATACGAAATCTTCTAAAAGAAGGATCAGTGGAAGAAGCTGACAATATGTTCTCATCAATGGAGAAGAGTGGTTGTGCTCCTTGCTCTCGTCTTTTAAATGATACCATTAGAACGTTATTGGAGAAGGGGGAGATAGTCAAGGCCGGAAATTATATGTCTAAAGTTGATGGCAAGAGCATCTCACTTGAAGCTTCAACTAGTTCATTGTTGTTGTCTCTGTTTTCTGGGAAAGGTAAATATCGTGAACAAATACAATTGCTCCCTGTAAAGTACCAATTCTTTGATGGAGTTAGTTGA